From the Paludibacterium paludis genome, one window contains:
- a CDS encoding efflux RND transporter permease subunit codes for MWLTRVSVRNPYFAAVLMMALVVLGGYAWLNLSVEKFPDIRFPVAVISTTYDGASPEVVENEVTRKIEEAVNTVSGIESIRSYSMPGESEVVVQFQLGVNPAQAIQDVRDRMGGVQSRLRREISTPSVSQADPNDNPFMVLSLSNSEVSPRVLSTWVDKVFKKRMQSINGMGRIRIFGQVNREIRVNLDPYRLEAAGLSIPDVSDAIRNANKDYPAGSVSTARNDLAVRITGKIKNVDDFANLNVGYRNGSPIRLSDVAQVEDAEADRNSVSLIDGAPGVGVSFRAARGANLIGVADGVHKMIGTLKAEMPPGTKVHISHDDSRAIKRSLQDVQAALIEGALLTVLIVFLFLGSWRSTVITGLTLPVALIGTMFAVWAAGFTLNLLTLMALSLSIGLLIDDAIVVRENIVRHAAMGKSHFQAALDGTNEIGLAVFATTLTIVAVFLPVGFMGGVIGKFFHQFGLTVTVAVLISMLVSFTLDPMLSSIWHDPHHHGDKHKGPFGRLLDWFEGSLDRLGVHYEKLIRWSLGHRKTVVFSAILVTVGSFALVPLVGGEFMPRQDSGQFVLTYKTAPGSTLEYTTSKGRELEVLVRAIPEVKSISLSVGNGNMSSTASEGELEVDVGTKDSRKRSLFALMDDARKNVGKVAGVEVSSIRENEGGGGGGGGKPVYVALRGSDITELARAADIVSNKLAGIKGVKEIQSSLTDADPALSIDVKRDDAASLGIDLSRVGTTLQTMLAGDVVTNWEAPDGESYDVRVQIPKNLRNQDMLDVLTVAGNRDKDGSAAMVPLSTVSQARKDTTPRQIDRVDLQREIAVTANISGRDPGSVFADIASLTKSLQLPPGVTLAQSGQSKDMQESLGYALQALGMGICFIYMILAAQFRSFTLPITIMMALPLSFVGVFVALFLWGSTLNMFSVIGIVMLMGLATKNGILLVDFVNQARREGMAREAAIIEAGRVRLRPILMTSFAMIFGMLPAALSHGEGSETQGPMAHAIIGGLVTSTLLTLIVVPVVYTYMDSLRSRIRRLIGAGDPSAPAALPDSRNGEA; via the coding sequence ATGTGGTTAACCCGTGTCAGTGTGCGCAATCCCTATTTCGCCGCTGTGCTGATGATGGCGCTGGTCGTGCTCGGCGGTTATGCCTGGCTGAACCTGTCGGTGGAGAAGTTTCCGGATATCCGCTTTCCGGTGGCGGTGATTTCCACGACATATGACGGCGCGTCGCCCGAGGTCGTGGAAAACGAGGTGACCCGCAAGATCGAGGAGGCGGTCAACACGGTCAGTGGCATCGAGAGCATCCGCTCCTACTCGATGCCTGGCGAGTCCGAAGTCGTGGTGCAGTTCCAACTCGGTGTGAATCCCGCCCAGGCGATCCAGGATGTCCGCGACCGCATGGGCGGCGTGCAAAGCCGTCTGCGCCGGGAAATTTCAACGCCCTCCGTATCGCAGGCCGACCCCAACGACAACCCGTTCATGGTGTTGAGCCTGAGCAACTCCGAGGTCAGCCCGCGAGTCCTCAGCACTTGGGTCGACAAGGTGTTCAAGAAACGCATGCAGTCCATCAACGGGATGGGGCGCATCCGTATCTTCGGTCAGGTGAACCGGGAAATCCGCGTGAATCTCGATCCGTACCGGCTCGAGGCCGCGGGGCTGTCGATTCCCGACGTATCGGACGCCATCCGCAACGCCAACAAGGATTATCCGGCCGGGAGCGTGTCGACGGCGCGCAATGACCTGGCGGTGCGGATCACCGGCAAGATCAAGAACGTCGATGATTTCGCCAACCTGAACGTCGGCTACCGGAACGGCTCACCGATCCGCTTGTCGGACGTGGCGCAGGTGGAGGACGCGGAGGCTGATCGCAACAGCGTGTCGCTGATCGACGGCGCGCCCGGTGTCGGGGTGTCGTTCCGCGCGGCGCGCGGCGCCAACCTGATCGGCGTCGCCGACGGCGTGCACAAGATGATCGGTACGCTCAAGGCCGAGATGCCGCCCGGCACCAAGGTGCACATCAGCCACGACGATTCGCGGGCGATCAAGCGTTCGCTCCAGGACGTGCAGGCCGCGCTGATCGAAGGCGCGCTGCTGACGGTGCTGATCGTGTTCCTGTTCCTGGGATCCTGGCGCAGCACGGTGATCACCGGCCTGACACTGCCGGTGGCCTTGATCGGCACCATGTTCGCCGTGTGGGCCGCCGGCTTCACCTTGAACCTGCTGACCCTGATGGCGCTGTCGTTGTCGATCGGCCTCCTGATCGACGATGCCATCGTTGTCCGGGAAAACATCGTGCGCCACGCGGCGATGGGCAAGAGCCATTTTCAAGCGGCGCTGGACGGCACCAACGAAATTGGCCTTGCCGTGTTCGCGACAACCCTGACCATCGTGGCGGTGTTCCTGCCCGTCGGTTTCATGGGCGGGGTGATCGGCAAGTTTTTCCACCAGTTCGGATTGACCGTCACGGTGGCGGTACTGATTTCGATGCTGGTCAGCTTCACGCTCGACCCGATGCTCTCGTCGATCTGGCACGATCCGCATCATCATGGCGACAAGCACAAGGGTCCGTTCGGACGTCTGCTCGACTGGTTCGAAGGATCGCTCGACCGCCTTGGCGTGCATTACGAGAAGTTGATCCGCTGGTCGCTCGGTCACCGCAAGACCGTGGTGTTTTCCGCCATTCTCGTCACGGTGGGCAGTTTCGCCCTGGTGCCGCTGGTGGGCGGGGAGTTCATGCCGCGCCAGGATTCGGGGCAGTTCGTTCTGACGTACAAAACGGCGCCCGGCTCCACCCTGGAGTACACCACCTCCAAAGGGCGTGAGCTGGAAGTGCTGGTGCGGGCGATACCTGAGGTGAAGAGCATCAGCCTGTCCGTCGGCAACGGCAATATGTCCAGCACCGCATCCGAAGGCGAACTGGAGGTCGATGTCGGCACCAAGGATTCGCGCAAGCGCTCTTTGTTCGCCCTGATGGACGACGCCCGCAAGAATGTGGGCAAGGTGGCGGGTGTGGAGGTGTCCTCGATTCGGGAAAACGAAGGCGGCGGCGGGGGCGGAGGCGGGAAACCCGTCTATGTCGCGTTGCGCGGCTCCGACATCACCGAGCTTGCCCGGGCGGCCGATATCGTGTCGAACAAGCTGGCGGGGATCAAGGGTGTCAAGGAGATCCAGTCCAGTCTGACCGATGCCGATCCGGCGCTGAGCATCGACGTGAAGCGCGATGATGCGGCATCGCTGGGCATTGACCTGTCCCGTGTCGGAACGACCCTGCAGACCATGCTGGCCGGCGATGTCGTGACCAACTGGGAGGCGCCAGACGGCGAAAGCTACGATGTTCGGGTGCAGATTCCCAAGAATCTGCGCAATCAGGATATGCTCGACGTTCTGACCGTGGCCGGCAACCGCGACAAGGATGGTAGCGCCGCGATGGTGCCCCTGTCGACGGTTTCCCAGGCGCGAAAGGATACGACCCCCCGGCAGATCGATCGCGTGGACCTGCAGCGCGAGATCGCGGTGACGGCCAATATCAGCGGCCGCGATCCGGGTTCGGTGTTCGCCGATATCGCGTCGCTCACCAAGTCGTTGCAGCTGCCGCCGGGTGTGACGCTGGCGCAAAGCGGGCAGAGCAAGGACATGCAGGAGTCGCTTGGGTATGCGCTGCAGGCGTTGGGCATGGGTATCTGCTTCATCTATATGATCCTGGCCGCCCAGTTCCGCAGCTTTACCCTGCCGATCACCATCATGATGGCGCTGCCGTTGTCCTTTGTCGGGGTGTTCGTCGCCCTGTTCCTGTGGGGCAGCACGCTGAACATGTTCTCGGTGATCGGTATCGTGATGCTGATGGGGCTTGCGACCAAGAACGGCATCCTGTTGGTGGACTTCGTCAATCAGGCCCGGCGCGAAGGCATGGCGCGCGAGGCGGCCATCATCGAGGCCGGGCGCGTGCGACTGCGGCCGATCCTGATGACCTCGTTCGCGATGATTTTCGGGATGCTGCCGGCGGCGCTGAGCCATGGCGAGGGTTCCGAAACGCAAGGCCCGATGGCTCATGCCATCATCGGCGGTCTGGTGACGTCCACCTTGCTCACCCTGATCGTGGTTCCGGTGGTCTACACCTATATGGACAGTCTGCGCAGCCGGATCCGCCGCCTGATCGGCGCGGGCGATCCGTCCGCTCCCGCGGCTTTGCCCGATAGCCGCAACGGCGAAGCCTGA
- a CDS encoding efflux RND transporter periplasmic adaptor subunit has translation MLLSVILAASLAGCSKGDGQKTDGKVNKKTVVRELARTDFLTAKVGLVQDSLPFTGSLSALSKSLVSAAVEGKVLDVRVREGEKVRRGQVLAVLDNETLRQNVAEQEAQVANTQSRLKLARVKLEKQRELLQKGFISKLAFDELESEYNVRAGEFRAQEAGLARARKLLADTVVKAPIDGVMAERKINPGEQITANAQLFSIVDLNFLEVTATVPARLIPSLHTGMKAGFTVEGLAGEFAGELERINPVAVSGTRNFAIYVRVDNRDGRLKVGQFAKGKIVLREVRDQIALPMTAIQDPGSASWVEVVENGKLTKRPVTIVLQSEMDKLVAVKGVKPGEVVLSALLLGTKIGDAVSLPAKH, from the coding sequence ATGCTTCTCTCGGTCATTCTGGCCGCGTCCCTTGCCGGTTGCAGCAAAGGCGATGGCCAGAAGACCGATGGAAAAGTCAACAAGAAAACCGTGGTGCGGGAACTTGCCCGCACCGATTTTCTGACGGCCAAGGTCGGCCTGGTGCAGGACAGCCTGCCCTTCACCGGCTCCCTGTCCGCACTGAGCAAAAGTCTGGTGTCCGCCGCGGTCGAAGGCAAGGTGCTCGATGTACGCGTTCGTGAAGGCGAAAAGGTCCGGCGCGGACAGGTGCTCGCCGTGCTGGACAATGAAACCTTGCGCCAGAATGTCGCCGAGCAGGAGGCGCAGGTGGCCAATACCCAGTCCCGATTGAAGCTGGCGCGCGTCAAACTGGAAAAGCAGCGCGAACTGCTGCAAAAAGGGTTCATCTCCAAGCTGGCTTTCGACGAACTGGAGAGCGAATACAACGTGAGGGCCGGGGAGTTCAGGGCGCAGGAGGCGGGCCTCGCGCGCGCGCGCAAGCTGTTGGCCGACACGGTGGTCAAGGCGCCGATCGACGGTGTGATGGCCGAGCGCAAGATCAACCCCGGCGAACAGATCACGGCGAATGCCCAACTGTTCAGCATTGTCGATTTGAATTTTCTGGAAGTGACGGCGACGGTGCCCGCGCGGCTCATTCCCTCGCTGCATACCGGCATGAAAGCCGGTTTCACTGTCGAGGGCCTTGCCGGCGAATTCGCCGGGGAGCTCGAACGCATCAATCCCGTGGCGGTTAGCGGAACCCGCAATTTCGCCATTTATGTGCGCGTCGACAACCGTGACGGTCGTCTGAAAGTCGGGCAGTTCGCCAAGGGCAAGATTGTGCTGCGCGAAGTGCGCGATCAGATCGCCTTGCCGATGACGGCCATTCAGGACCCAGGCAGCGCAAGCTGGGTGGAAGTGGTGGAGAACGGCAAGCTGACCAAACGGCCCGTGACGATCGTGCTGCAGTCGGAAATGGACAAACTCGTGGCGGTCAAGGGAGTGAAGCCAGGCGAGGTTGTCTTGTCCGCGCTGCTTCTGGGAACCAAGATCGGGGATGCCGTGTCCCTTCCGGCCAAGCATTGA
- the mltA gene encoding murein transglycosylase A yields MLNRVSLLLVLLLAACSTTPPGGPAVSPVSSQGTRVSDLPDWAGQNVSDSLPALLNTCKAVARRPEWSAPCHAASRLNGAGDDAIRRFFEDYFLAWKAGDGRSDTGLVTGYYEPLLNGSLTRSERTPWPVYGAPRDLVTLDVPASLRGKAQLVARRVSASRLAVVPGVSSPRVGEYDVRLADFPGDNRATLKGRLEENHFLPYYSRADLARGKGLDSAPVLAWVEDPVELFFLQVQGAGRIQLDDGRFLRVGFADHNGYPYQSIGRHLADRGDMRLSDASMQGIQAWVKANPSRREALFNVNPRYVFFKLLPDSGEGPVGALGVPLTNGYSIAIDPRYIPLGTPVYLATTWPQTSRPLIRLVHAQDTGNAIKGPARADFFWGFGTEAGMQAGRMKQSGSLWLLLPRGTKPGTSQRN; encoded by the coding sequence ATGCTTAACCGTGTTTCCCTGCTTCTTGTGCTGCTGCTTGCGGCATGTTCCACCACGCCTCCTGGCGGGCCGGCCGTATCGCCGGTCTCCAGTCAGGGAACGCGTGTTTCCGATCTGCCTGACTGGGCCGGACAAAATGTCTCCGATTCCTTGCCCGCGCTGCTCAATACCTGCAAGGCGGTGGCCCGTCGTCCCGAATGGAGTGCGCCTTGCCATGCCGCCTCGCGGTTGAATGGCGCCGGCGATGACGCGATCCGGCGCTTCTTCGAGGATTATTTTCTTGCGTGGAAGGCGGGTGACGGACGAAGCGATACCGGCCTGGTCACCGGTTACTATGAACCCCTGCTCAACGGTAGCCTGACCCGTTCGGAAAGAACGCCATGGCCGGTCTACGGCGCGCCGCGGGACTTGGTGACGCTGGATGTTCCCGCGTCCTTGCGCGGCAAAGCCCAGTTGGTTGCGCGCAGGGTGTCGGCCAGCCGTCTGGCTGTCGTGCCCGGCGTCTCCTCCCCGCGGGTGGGCGAGTACGATGTGCGTCTGGCGGACTTCCCCGGAGACAATCGGGCAACGCTCAAGGGGCGCCTCGAGGAAAACCATTTCCTGCCCTATTATTCGCGCGCCGATCTCGCGCGCGGCAAAGGACTGGACAGCGCCCCGGTGCTCGCCTGGGTCGAGGATCCGGTCGAGCTGTTCTTTTTGCAGGTGCAGGGCGCAGGCCGCATCCAGCTCGACGACGGGCGCTTTTTGCGCGTCGGCTTTGCCGATCACAACGGGTATCCCTACCAGTCGATCGGCCGCCATCTGGCCGACCGGGGCGACATGCGGCTGTCCGATGCCTCGATGCAGGGCATTCAGGCCTGGGTGAAGGCGAATCCGTCGCGCCGCGAAGCGCTGTTCAATGTCAACCCGCGCTATGTGTTCTTCAAACTTCTGCCAGATAGCGGGGAAGGGCCGGTCGGCGCCTTGGGCGTTCCGCTTACAAATGGTTACAGCATAGCAATAGACCCACGCTATATTCCATTGGGAACACCTGTATACTTGGCCACTACCTGGCCGCAAACATCACGTCCCCTGATCCGCCTTGTCCACGCGCAGGATACCGGCAATGCCATCAAAGGCCCTGCCAGGGCTGACTTTTTCTGGGGGTTCGGAACCGAAGCCGGAATGCAGGCGGGAAGAATGAAACAATCGGGATCCTTGTGGCTGCTGCTGCCGCGCGGAACAAAACCCGGGACATCACAACGAAATTGA
- the kdpE gene encoding two-component system response regulator KdpE, with product MPNETRVRVVLIEDEKPIRQFMATTLESEGLAVFEAETGRQGMIEVETRKPDLVILDLGLPDMDGVDVIRRLRQWSQVPILVLSARSQEAAKVAALDAGAEDYLTKPFGVAECMARIRVLLRRHVRGSAAPAQVFRFGTVSVDLVSRQVTRGGEPVHLTPIEYRLLATLIQNAGRVLTHRELLRAVWGPSFSESHPYLRVYMGHLRQKLEESPAMPEFILTETGVGYRLADDNGSCAK from the coding sequence ATGCCGAATGAAACACGCGTCAGGGTTGTCCTGATCGAGGATGAAAAACCGATCCGCCAGTTTATGGCGACCACGCTGGAGAGCGAGGGGCTCGCGGTGTTCGAGGCCGAAACCGGACGGCAGGGCATGATCGAGGTGGAGACGCGCAAGCCGGATCTTGTGATTCTTGACCTGGGCTTGCCGGACATGGATGGCGTGGATGTGATCCGCCGCCTGCGACAATGGAGCCAGGTGCCCATCCTTGTTCTCTCGGCGCGCAGCCAGGAAGCGGCGAAAGTGGCGGCGCTGGACGCCGGGGCGGAAGACTACCTGACCAAGCCGTTTGGCGTAGCCGAGTGCATGGCCCGCATCCGTGTTTTGCTGCGCCGTCATGTTCGGGGCAGCGCCGCGCCGGCGCAGGTGTTCCGCTTCGGCACCGTGAGCGTCGATCTCGTGTCCCGCCAGGTGACCCGGGGAGGGGAGCCTGTGCACTTGACGCCGATCGAATACCGCCTGCTGGCCACGCTGATCCAGAATGCCGGCAGGGTATTGACTCACCGGGAGCTGCTGCGCGCGGTGTGGGGGCCGTCGTTTTCCGAGAGCCACCCCTATTTGCGGGTCTACATGGGGCATCTGCGTCAGAAACTGGAGGAATCCCCGGCGATGCCGGAATTCATCCTGACGGAAACGGGCGTGGGTTATCGGCTCGCTGACGACAACGGGTCGTGCGCAAAATAA
- a CDS encoding sensor histidine kinase: MIDPRPDPDDLLDELRREEAAARRGRLKIFFGACAGVGKTYAMLAAAKARQKEGIQVLVGVVETHGRSETAAMLEGLDVLPSRELAYKGRQLAEFDLDSALACHPQLILVDEFAHSNAPGSRHPKRWQDVEELLAAGIDVYTTLNVQHLESLNDIVGRITGIVVRETLPDQVFDTADDVSLVDLPPDELIGRLNAGKVYLPRQAERAIRHFFRKGNLLALRELALRRTADRVDAQMRAYRANQSIQPVWQARERLLVCVGNRPGGERLVRAAKRLAANLDADWLVVHVETPGASLGENDRQRLLKVLRLAQDLGAETSVLAGSDLAGALLAYARSRNVSKLVVARHRKSALMSRLRPSLVDHLSRMAEDVDVYVVAHDMDEGEDPVSPVGKVRSLLFDDVSDLRRKQGVAAAVIASGLTTALSALLIRHFELANVIMVYLLVVVMVASRYGRVSGVLASFLSVAMFDFFFVPPRMSFSVSDTQYLLTFLVMLAVSLIISQQTARQRFEARAATFRERRTRVLYDLGRELAGALTGAQIVDTAERHVGGLFNVRPVFFVPDGEDRLKKTDPDSGGDPGVAQWVYDNQQPAGRGTNTLPSTTALYVPLKAPMRVRGVLAILLPEGSRGLLPDELRLLETCAAQIALALERVHYVEVAQDAIVAMESERLRNSVLATVSHDLRTPLTTLVGLASLLEGDELAPDRRKRIAASINDEAQRMNRLVTNLLDMARLQSGVKPNKEWQYLDDVIGSAVRSMGPRIAAHPLKLDLPADLPLLDFDEVLLERVLVNLLDNACKYASPGTDIRLSVRREGDEVKVSVSDNGPGWPTHLGNSMFDKFTRGAMETSVPGVGLGLAICRGIVEAHGGTIKAENTAPQGATVTFSLPVGQPPVVPE, translated from the coding sequence ATGATTGACCCGCGCCCCGATCCTGACGATTTACTCGATGAGCTTCGCCGCGAAGAGGCCGCCGCGCGGCGCGGGCGCCTGAAGATTTTCTTCGGAGCCTGCGCCGGGGTCGGCAAGACCTACGCCATGCTGGCCGCCGCCAAGGCGCGCCAGAAAGAGGGGATCCAGGTGCTGGTCGGCGTGGTGGAGACCCATGGCCGCAGCGAAACGGCGGCCATGCTCGAGGGGCTGGACGTCCTGCCTTCGCGCGAGCTGGCGTACAAGGGCCGGCAGCTTGCCGAGTTCGATCTGGACTCGGCGCTGGCGTGCCATCCGCAATTGATCCTGGTGGACGAGTTCGCGCACTCCAATGCGCCCGGCTCGCGCCATCCCAAGCGCTGGCAGGATGTCGAGGAGTTGCTTGCCGCCGGGATCGATGTGTACACGACCCTGAATGTCCAGCATCTGGAAAGCCTGAACGATATTGTTGGCCGCATCACCGGGATCGTGGTCAGGGAAACCCTGCCGGATCAGGTGTTCGATACGGCCGACGATGTCTCTTTGGTCGACTTGCCGCCGGATGAACTGATCGGACGGCTCAACGCCGGCAAAGTCTATTTGCCGCGTCAGGCCGAGCGGGCCATCCGGCATTTTTTCCGCAAGGGCAATCTGCTGGCGTTGCGCGAACTGGCTTTGCGCAGGACCGCCGACCGGGTCGACGCGCAGATGCGCGCCTACCGGGCCAACCAGTCGATCCAGCCGGTCTGGCAGGCGCGCGAGCGCTTGCTGGTCTGCGTCGGCAACCGGCCGGGAGGCGAGCGGCTGGTGCGGGCGGCAAAGCGTCTGGCGGCGAATCTTGACGCCGATTGGCTGGTTGTCCACGTGGAAACCCCCGGCGCGTCGCTGGGTGAAAACGACCGGCAGCGCTTGCTGAAAGTGCTCCGGCTCGCCCAGGACCTGGGGGCGGAGACCTCGGTACTCGCCGGGTCGGATCTGGCCGGAGCGCTGCTGGCTTACGCGCGCAGCCGCAACGTGTCCAAGCTGGTGGTGGCGCGTCACAGGAAAAGCGCCCTGATGTCTCGCCTCAGACCGTCCCTGGTCGATCATCTGTCGCGGATGGCCGAGGATGTGGATGTGTATGTGGTCGCTCACGACATGGACGAGGGGGAGGATCCGGTCAGCCCGGTGGGCAAGGTCCGCAGTCTGCTGTTCGACGACGTATCCGATCTGCGGCGCAAGCAGGGGGTGGCCGCGGCGGTGATCGCGTCCGGGCTGACGACCGCCCTGTCGGCCCTGTTGATCCGCCACTTCGAACTGGCGAATGTCATCATGGTCTACCTCCTGGTGGTGGTGATGGTGGCGAGCCGCTACGGCCGTGTTTCCGGCGTGCTGGCATCCTTCCTGTCGGTCGCCATGTTCGACTTTTTCTTTGTGCCGCCTCGCATGTCGTTCAGCGTGTCGGACACCCAGTACCTGTTGACCTTTCTGGTGATGCTTGCGGTGTCGCTGATCATCAGCCAGCAAACCGCCAGGCAGCGCTTCGAAGCGCGCGCGGCGACGTTTCGCGAACGGCGCACCCGGGTGCTGTACGACCTTGGCCGGGAACTCGCGGGAGCGCTGACCGGCGCGCAGATCGTGGATACCGCGGAACGTCATGTCGGAGGGCTCTTCAATGTGCGGCCGGTATTCTTCGTTCCCGACGGCGAAGACCGCCTGAAAAAAACCGACCCGGATTCGGGTGGGGATCCGGGAGTCGCCCAGTGGGTCTACGACAATCAGCAGCCGGCCGGCCGGGGCACCAACACCCTGCCGTCGACGACCGCGTTATATGTTCCGCTCAAAGCGCCGATGCGTGTCCGCGGTGTGTTGGCCATCCTGCTGCCGGAAGGCAGCCGCGGTCTGCTTCCCGATGAATTGCGTTTACTGGAAACCTGCGCCGCGCAGATCGCGCTGGCGCTGGAGCGCGTCCATTACGTTGAGGTGGCCCAGGATGCCATCGTGGCCATGGAGTCGGAACGCTTGCGCAATAGTGTGCTGGCAACCGTGTCGCATGATCTGCGAACACCGCTGACCACGCTGGTCGGCCTGGCCTCCCTGCTCGAAGGGGATGAGCTGGCGCCGGACAGGCGCAAGCGGATCGCCGCATCGATCAATGACGAGGCGCAGCGCATGAACCGGCTGGTGACCAATCTTCTCGACATGGCGCGGCTGCAGTCCGGAGTCAAACCCAATAAGGAATGGCAGTATCTGGACGATGTCATCGGCAGCGCGGTGCGCTCGATGGGGCCGCGCATCGCCGCGCATCCGCTCAAACTGGATCTGCCGGCGGATTTGCCGCTGCTCGACTTCGATGAAGTGCTGCTCGAGCGCGTGCTGGTCAATCTGCTGGACAATGCGTGCAAGTATGCGAGTCCGGGCACCGATATCCGGCTGTCGGTGCGCAGGGAAGGAGATGAGGTGAAGGTGTCGGTATCCGATAACGGGCCGGGTTGGCCGACACATCTTGGCAATAGCATGTTCGACAAATTCACCCGTGGCGCGATGGAGACCTCCGTGCCCGGCGTCGGGCTCGGACTCGCCATTTGTCGGGGAATCGTCGAAGCCCATGGCGGGACGATCAAGGCCGAAAATACCGCTCCGCAGGGAGCGACCGTCACATTTTCCCTGCCGGTGGGACAGCCTCCGGTAGTTCCGGAGTAA
- the kdpC gene encoding potassium-transporting ATPase subunit KdpC, with product MKQLRPVITVFGLLAVVTGLAYPLAMTGVSQALFPDKANGSLIVKGGRIVGSELIGQNFSGPNYFWGRPSATAPMPNNGANSGGSNLGPTNPAAVEAVKARIAALKAAGPVPDGPVPADLVQASASGLDPEITPAAALYQVPRIAKVRNIPIERVKHIVDANTMGHQFGVMGQPRVNVLKLNLALDQLKAD from the coding sequence ATGAAACAACTTCGTCCCGTGATTACCGTGTTCGGCCTCTTGGCCGTCGTGACGGGGCTGGCGTATCCGCTGGCCATGACCGGTGTGTCCCAAGCGCTGTTTCCGGACAAGGCCAATGGCAGTCTGATCGTCAAGGGGGGCCGGATCGTCGGTTCGGAGCTGATCGGCCAGAATTTCAGCGGCCCGAACTATTTCTGGGGCCGTCCGTCGGCCACCGCGCCGATGCCGAACAATGGCGCCAATTCGGGCGGCAGTAACCTTGGACCGACCAATCCGGCGGCGGTGGAAGCCGTCAAGGCGCGCATCGCCGCGCTGAAGGCCGCCGGTCCGGTGCCCGATGGTCCCGTGCCGGCCGATCTTGTGCAGGCCTCCGCCAGTGGTCTGGATCCGGAGATCACGCCGGCGGCCGCGCTTTATCAGGTGCCGCGCATCGCCAAAGTGCGTAATATTCCTATCGAGAGAGTCAAACATATTGTTGATGCCAATACGATGGGGCATCAGTTCGGTGTCATGGGGCAACCCCGCGTCAATGTGCTGAAGCTCAATCTGGCTCTTGACCAACTGAAGGCAGACTGA